Below is a window of Candidatus Flexicrinis affinis DNA.
AAGCGATAGAAGCGACAATCCGTGCTCGTTTCGTGATCCAGTCACGCAAGAACAACAGCCCGGGATTGGTCAAGATTCCATCCGGTATAACCACCCCCAAGATGCCGCCAGGTTTCAGGAAGTTCAAGGCCGCCTCAATGAATAGCTGCTCCGCAGGCATTGAGCTTCGTTCACGCGCGACATTCCACCGCGGCAGTTCGTATTGGGAAAGGATGTGTGCATCATCGATAGTTACCTCACTACCAAATGGTGGATTAGTAACGACAACATCAAAGGCACCAAAGGGTACATTAAGTCGAGTATCGTCTGGCCATTCGCCAGGTCTGGCGGCCGAATTTGCTCTATATACATTGGTTGAACCATCGCCATGCATGACCAGATTCATCTGCGCGGTTCTTACAAGACTGGGATTGATGTCTAGTCCAAACAAGTTCTGTGAGCAGGCCGATTTCACACGTTCCCTTACTCTTGCACCAATATCTGATGTGCCCCGCCTCTCCTCCTGAGCGGTAATATGCTTTCTCAAATTTGACAGCCACGAAACCAAGAAACCCCCAGTACCGCAACAACAATCGACGACTCGCAGTGTTGTAAGCTGATGTTCAGCATGCATGGCCATGATTACTTGAACAGTCATGTCACAGACATTGCGGGGTGTGAAGTACTCACCACGATCGCCCCTCAGATTAGCACCAACAAGCGTCTCGTACGCTTCGCCTTTTACGTCCGTGGTGCTGTTGAGTATCGAGATGAATTGGAGCTCAGAAACTACGTAAGCGGCCACCATTGGTGGCAAGGTCAATTGTTCATCTGACTTAAATATATGAGGGTAAGACGTCTTCACTTTGTCAAACATTGGCGCAAGACGATCTTCCAGAAGTCGACGTTGGCCGCTTTCCGACTTCTGTTCTATCGGGTCGATCGAGAAATCGAGTTCGTCACCCCCTTCTTGCTCTTCATACGTTTTGCAGAAGATTAGCTTGAGCATCTCGTGGAAAGCATCTGCTTTCGGCAAGCCAGTGTTGGCGTGAATATAGTTGTGACACCGCTTAAAGACTGACGTGAGTTCATGGACGATTTTCAGATCTCGACGTTGAGGTTTGCGAGCTCTGTCTTCACCCGCTCGTGGAATATCTGTTAGAGCCTATTTCAATAATACGGGGCGATGGTGGCAACAGGCCGCAGTAGCCGGTTGAGGGACCATTGGATAAAGGCAACCAGACAGAACGCTTTGAAGTTTTCCAGCTTGCGCTCGTAGCGCACGACCAGCCGACGGCAGTTGTCCATCCACGCGAAGGTGCGTTCGACAACCCAACGCCGGGTGCGTCCCAACGGCGCCTGCGGCCGACCGCGCCGCGGTCGGTGGCCCTCGGCACGTTTGCGCTGCGGGATCCGGGGCCGGATCCCTCGCCGGCGCAAGGCGGCCCGCAGACGTCGGCTGTCGAACCTTTGTCAGCGCCCAGCGCGCGCGGGCGACGCCGGGGTTTGCGCTTCGCACGGGGCACCATAACGTCATCAATCACGGCTTGCGCCAACGTGACTTCGTGAGGCGTGGCGCTTTCCACCACCACCCCAATTGGCAACCCATGTCCTTCTACCACCAGCATCACTTGACTGCCTTTGCCGACCTTCGTCGTTCCGACGCCGGAGCCCCCTTTTTAGCGGGGGTGAAACTCCCATCCAGAAACGCTTCGGTCCATTCCAACTTGCCTTGCGCATCCAGTTGCCCCAGCAGCGCCCGCCAGATCCGCTCCCACGTCCCGTCCCGCTGCCAGCGATCCAGCCGCCGCCAGCACGTCACATGGTCGCCGAACTCTTCGGGCATATCTTTCCATTGGCAGCCCGTCTTCAGGACGAACAGAATGCCGTTCAGCGTACGGCGATCATCCGCACGCGGTCGCCCGCGCCCCGGCTTCTGCTTAGGGATCAACGGCTCCAGGATTTCCCACTGTTGGTCAGTCACGTCATGTCGGCTCATCCCACCAGTGTACCGTTACCGCTCAATTTTTGAAACCGCTTCTACTGATGAAATGGAGCCGTCGGAGACATTACGGCTATAGGCCTGCCGTTCTTGTCCAACCCAAAGGCCGAATTTACATGAAGAACACGCAGCCATGTAACTCTTGAGTTGCTCAACACCGCTATCGACGTCAGATGGCTTAATTCCCTCCCTTTTTGCCTCAACGATTGTGACGATATTCTCTTGGACATGGGGTGTTGCCGCACGATAAATCACTAGGTCACACGACTTACGGGCGCGCCCCATTGAGATCGATACTTCTACCCCGATGTCAGTTTTCGAGTAGCCGTACTCGTCGACCAAGCTACGTGCCCACCGCTGCCTCACGTTTTCCTCTGGTGTATCTCGCCGGAGTTGTCCGGTTATGAAGCACTTAATCTTGCCGGGTGGAACAAGCGGAGTAACTGACACGTCGCTAGCCGTCACGCGTGAGTCCTTTCGTGATGTCGATTATTGCATCTGCAAACCTCACAGATGCCTCCTGTCGTAGGCTTTCTGCACGGTCGACCACTGCGGAAATCCGACGCATTTCGCTATCTTCGAAGAGGGGTACTAGGCATGTACCAAGCTGTACATCGGTAATGTGATCGATTTGCCCACCGTGCGTGTGCTTCAGAATCTGAGTCTGTGCGAAACGAGAACATAAGAATGCTTTGATGTATCCGCGCAGACCATCATCATTGGGAACAATCCTAATGATGTCGTGAGTCGCTATCCAACCGTCCAAGGCAGGTGGAACCTCGAACACTCTCCCTATGGTTCCTGAACACGTCATCAAGATCCACTTCTCCCTGATGACAAGGTTGTCAAAATCCACGTCAGAAGCTTTCGACAAATACCGCTCAAGGGCAGGTACGCCAAAGGCAGCCCAACTCATCAAGTCCGTCGCATTGAGATACGGGAAGCCATGTGCGGAGTCACGTGCCCATACTCGCGTGAACTGACTCGGCAACTTAAGCGCGGCAAGTTTGGAAAGTGGAACCAGCTCAAAACCGGACCGCTGCAGAATCTCCATGTTGCTCTCGACGTTAGGGTCGTAGTGTTCAGCATCAAGCCTAAGCTCAGGATCATGAAGAATTTCTGCGAGCGTTACGCTATAGCCAATTGGGTTTGCATGATCTACAGAATTCATCTGATAGTTCCACTTGAGTCTAGCATTGATGCTCCGTCATCCTACAGAACATTATCGGGAGCAACTTGCACATCTCGAGGATAGTATCGTTACTGATCAAGTTGGTCAATCGATTGTAATACATTGTTCTAGTAGTACCCGATGACAAGTGTAGATCAAGGAATACCCCGCAAATCTTTGACCACGTGACTGTCCTTCAGGACCGTGACGATGTTGGCCGGGTTTTCCAGCGAACGCAGGTCGTTGAGCGGGTCGGTGCGCGTGATGACGATGTCGCCTAGCTTGCCCGGCTCAAGCGTGCCGACCTTGTCCTGCCAGCCCAAACACTCGGCGGCCGTCTTGGTCGTGGCGACGATCGCCTCCATCGGCGACATGCCGATCCCAACCATCAGGCCAAGCTCGCGCAGGTTCGTCCCGTGCGGCATCACGCCGGCGTCGGTGCCCATGGCGATACGCACGCCGCGCTGATACGCCCGGGCGATGCTGTCGCGGTGCACCTCGATCACCTCCATCGACTTGCGCACGCCGTATTCCGGCATCGTACCGGTGGCCTGTGCGATCTCAAGCACGGCGACCGGGGCCAGCAGCGTCGGCACCAGATACGTCCCGTGGTCGAGCATCAGGTCGATCGCTTCGTCGTCCAGATAGATGCCGTGCTCGATGGAGTGGATGCCCGCGCGCACGGCGTTCTTGATCCCCTCGACGCCCTGCGCGTGCGCCATCACCTTCACGCCGCGCCGGTACGCCGCCTCACGCACGATCACGTCCAGCTCCTCGGGCGAGAACTGCGTGAACTCCGGGTGGTCGGTCGGGCTGAGCACACCGCCGGTCGAGCAAATCTTGATGATGTCCGCGCCCGCGCGCAGCACCTCGCGCACCTTCTTACGCACGCCGTCGACACCGTCGCAGATGCCGTCCGGATGCCCCGGATACCCCGGGAACAGGTTAAACGTGTTGCCCGACGGCATCCAGCCGTCCACATGCCCGCCGGTGATGCCCAGCACGCTGATGCTGATCTGCATGCGCGGGCCGACGATCACCCCCTGCTCGACGGCCTGCTTCATGCCGAGGTCGGCGCCGCCGGCATCGCGCACGCTCGTGATGCCCGCGTCGATCGTCCGGCGCAGATACGTCACGGCCTTGTAGAAGTTCAGCGAAAACGGCGTCGCCATCATGGCCGGCATGCCGGAGAACTCGAGGATCATGTGGACGTGCGTGTCGATGAACCCGGGCAGAATCCAGCCGCCCTGCGCATCGATGATGGTGGTGTCGTTCGAGGGCATCGAAACTGCCGCCGTTGAACCAGCAGCAGCGATCCGGTTGCCGTCGAGGACAACCGCGGCGTTCGGGATCGGCGCACGTCCCGTGCCGTCGATCAACGTTCCATTTCGAATCACGGTGTACGACATGATGGTGTTCCTCGCGTGGGGATTTGCGCCGGAGTGTACTCCGCGGCGTCATGGGCCGGCAAACGCGAGGGAATGCGGTTCAGCAGCAGTTAGCGCGCAAAACGAAATCGGCGGGGGCATGCGCTCCCGCCGATTGAGTTGCACCAGTATCGATGCTAAGCGTCGATATCGAGCGTCACTTCGGGGTAGTCGATCGACGGCCCGTCAAGCAGCGGCACATCCAGCCCGCGGACGTGCTTGTCAAAGAACGCCACGACGTACGTCGTGATGACCTGGTGTGCGCGCACGGCGTTGATGTGCCCGACAAACATGGGTTCGAAGATCCACGAATTGACACCCATGGTGGCGAGCAGCGCCAGGTCGGTGTACGTGCCGTGACTCGATCCGTCCAGGGTGAAGGCATATGCGTTGGAAGCGTGCTCGCAAACCTTCTCAAGATCGGTGTACACACCGTCGTACATCGCGTTCCAGTCTTCCTCGGACATCCCAAAACGATCTTCATCGCGCTTTGGCCACGAGTGATCCGACGCCATGAACATGAATGGCTGGTCGAGGCCGGTGTCATCGACAGTGCCGAAAAAAGCGCCATCCATGTTAGTGGCCGCGAGGATTCTATCGTCGCGTGACGCCGCTTCCGCAGAGGTTGCACCGCCAAACGAGTGTCCGAACATGCCGACGTGATCAAGGTCCATGCGTCCGCTCAGCAGCGGGTCGTCGCGGTTCATCGCCTGCAGTTGATCCAGCGCGAACAGCGCATCGCTGGCCCACACGTCCAGCGTGTGATCGCCGATCTGCTCGCCGTATTCCGGATCGCTCGAAAGCACCGTCATCAGGCGCGTCCCGCTGGCGTTCAGGTTGATGACTCTGCCGTTCGAGAACGCCACGGCGTCGGTGCTGTATGGGTGAGTCAGCGCGACAACCACGTAACCGTGACTCGTAATCTCCTCCAGCATGGCGGTGTAGAACACCGGGTTGGTCGTAAAGCCGGGCGAGAACAGCAGCACCGGATACGCCTTCCGCCTGTCCGAAACGGGGACGTTCGTGTACGCGTGCGACACGATCCGATCCCAGTCGAACGGCCCGATGCGGCGGTTGCCTGTCGACAGGCATTCGCGCCGTAGGCCTTCCAGATAGGGAGCGGATTGGTCGTCGGCGCTGGGCGCGGCAGGATAGTAGACGATGATCATCAACTCGCGCACGTCGTCGGGCCGGGTTGTGAACGTCTCTTTGCGGTCGTGGTCGATCAGGTGATACGCGGTGCGGCCAACTTGATATTCGCCTGTCAGGGGCGGGAATTCGAGGATGTCTTGCGCACGCGCAGTTGGCAGCAGGGCGGACATCCCAACGGCGAGTATGAGGAACCTCGTCAGCCGTGTCATGGGGTACGCTCCTTTCGTTACGGTCTGGTGCAGGCAGTCCTTTCGGTGTCACGAACAGAAGACACGCTCTCCTATATCTATTGTAAATCCGGATGGCGAACGTACTGGCTTTTTCGGCTGTGTGTATGGACACCAAGGCTTCAAGGCGTGTCCGAAAATCAACGAAAGAGGGTGGCTAAGGCGCCAAGTGGGCGGTTGAGCATGCGGTTGAGATAGAGGCCGATGTTGTAAGCGGCGGTTTTGGCGGCTAAGCGGGTGAGTTGTCCCCACCGTGAGTGGGCCAGTAGCCGTTTGAAGCCGAACACGTTGTCCAGGCGGGCGAACACCGTTTCTACGATCTGCCGATGCGAGGCTAGCCAACGGTGCTGCGCCGCACTCCACGTGCCGGGCTCGTTAGGCGGCGGCGGGGCCAACACGCGTGCGCCATAGGCCTGCTGCCATTGCTGCCGCCAACGCCGCCCATTGAACCCGCGGTCGGCTAGATAATCGCCGCTCAATGTTTCGCCTACTGCAGCCCAGCCAAACAGATGCGTGGCTGCAGGCGGCGTAGTGCGTGGTTTGTTGCCATCCCGTGGGCGCTGTTTCGGTTCGTGCAGCGCGTCCCCACCTGCCCGTCGGTTCAACAACGCTTCTAACAACCAGCGGTCGTTCACATTCGCGCCTGCCGCAATCCAGCCTCGAATAACGCCGCTAGGGCTCACCGCCATAAGCACCCGCTCGCCCCACACGAAGCGCCCGTAGCTGCCTCGTCCCCGACGGCTTTGCCAGGTCCAATGGGTGGACTGACGCTGGGCTTGGCCATTGCTGAGACTGGGTACAGGCACGCTGTCCACGCTCTCATAGAGTTCATCTGCGCCGCGCAATTGCTCGGCTACAAGCTGTTGCAGCCTCACAAAGCCACCCCACAAACACCGCACCCGCCGATTGAACGCACTTCGCCCCAACATGGTCGGGAACAAACCGCGTAAATGCCGCTGCACGTAAGCGACCACTTCCCGTTCTGAGCGCCACGGCATTCCCGCCTGCCATTGCCCCGCCAGCGCAACGGTCAGCACCTCGCTGTCGCTCATTCTCATTCTGCCACCGCGGTGTCGCTGCATCGATTCGGCGATTTCAGCTTTGTACCAGTCATCGACCAGTACGTATAATGTCGTGAAGAAGGTGTCCATATCCATCGCTGATCTCCTTGTTGGCGCAAGAGATTCTAGCGCTTATGGACACCTTCTCTATTTTCGGACACGCCTTTCAGCCCGGGTTGAAACCCGGATCCAATACGCATCGAAGTCCCTGCCGGGACTGTTTTACGAACCGTATGCCCGCCCAGCCTCTTTAGCAGGCTTCGCACCTTTTAGCCGTGCGTTTCAACGCTCGGCGGGCAAACACCCCGCATCGCCAGCGCTCTGCCGCCCCGCTCCAGTTTGGAGAGGGGACGGGGGTGAGGTACGCATTACCCGCTGCGCGTGAGCCACACGCCGAGGTCGTCGAGCTGCCACGTGCCGCTGAGCGTGCGGTCGGTCAGCTTGTAGACGACTTTGGCGATCGGCGGCTTGCCGGCGGGCAGCAGGTCGCCAATGAGGACGTCGCCGGTCTGGTCGATGGCTGGGATCGCCCCCGTCCACGAGTCCGACGTGCCGTCGACGTACACGACCTTGACCTTCCATGTGGCGGCGGTCGCGGTGGTGGTTTGCGCGGTAAACGTCCAGCGGAACCCGTCGACCGAGCCGGGTGTCACAGGCGCGTTGTCCTTGAACTTGAGCGATCCGGGCGTGGCGGCCTTGCTGCCCTTGCCCTTGAAGCGGAATGAGCACACACCGGCGATCGGGGCGGAATTGACCGGCTTGTCGCCTGTGAGCTTCGATTTCCACGGCGTGGAGAGGCCGCATCCGCCGCCGTTTTCGAAGTTCGTATCCGCGCCGCGCGACTGGACTTGCAGCTCATACGCGCCGAGGTCGCATGCTTCGCCGCTGATCGGCAGGCCGCGCTGGTCGTGCAGTCCGCACGGATCGCCCCCCGCATCCACCGCCGGCGAGTCGGGCAGCAGCGCCAGCGTACGTGTGCCGTTGGTGGCGCCATACGCTTCTAGCACCGGCGAGACGCGGGGATCAACGCCGGTGAGCAGCAGCGAGGGTGGCCCTGCCACGTTGCCACAGCCGGTACCCCCTATGCTCGTATCGAGTACGACAAGCTGCGCAAGGGATGACCCGGAACCGGTACAGTCCACGGGTTGTCCACTGAAGGTTCGCACATTATTGGCGATGATCGTGCGGCGTACGATGGGCGGGTTTGAGGCCAGTACCTGCAAGCCGGCGGCGGTCTGCGTGGCCGTGTTGTAAGCGATGGTCGAATCGTTGATCTCGGTGAGAGTTATGCCGGTGACGACTACGCCAGCACCGTTGAAGTCTTCCTCAGTCGTGTTGTAGGCGACCGTGACGTGATCCAGTGTGATGAGTCCGCTGTGGATGTGTATGGCGCCCGCACCTTCGGTCGACAGATTGCCCGAGACCTCGGTGTATTCGAGCCTGACGTGCGCCCCGCTGTCGGCCGTGCTGGAACCGACCCCGCTGATGGCGCGCGCCGTATTGTCGGTGATCGCGGAATGGGATGCGCGCAAGAACGCCCCGCTCCCGACATAGGCCCCGCCGCCGATGTACGCGCTGCATCCGTGCAAGGTGACGTGATCGAGCAGCGCGGAAGCGCCGGCCTGCACGGCGAGGCATCCGCCGTTTTCAGTGCCGGCACTCCCGCCTTCGATCGCGATACGCGACAGATGCAGCACGCCGCCGGGTGCAACCTCGATGCCACGGCGGTTGGGCTGTGCATGGATCGTGATCCGTCGATCGGGAAGGCCGACGACGAAAACCGTACCCGTGACGTCCAGATCGCCGTTTGATTCCACGTCCGCCACATCGGAGAAGGCGAGGGTGACGTCATAGATATCGGGTGCAAATGTGATCACCGCGCCGCCGAGCGCATTGGCTTCCATGATCGCGGCGCGCAGCGTACAGCCACCGACCGGGTTACACTGCCCATCGCCGGGAGTGGGATCGGGTGTGTCCTCCGTGCTAATCACGATGAACGTTGCGCGCGGTGTGGTGATGACAGGCTCGGTGGCAGGCGGAATGGTCGCGGTCGCCACAGTTCCGGACGCCATAAGCTGCTGATACGCCGCCATATCATACTGCGCACGCTCGACGAGTGGGACATCCGGCCCAACGGGCGGGGGCAGCGGCGCACGCTGCGCGCCCGACGACAGCAGCGTCAGCGCGGACAGTAGGACGACGACGGCAGCAGTACGGCGCATCACATGTTCCTCGGTGAAACGGGTCCAAAACGAACCTTACCGCGCGGTGTGGTCGCCGGACAAAAAGAGGCGCGAACGTAACAGGATTCTATCATTAGCATCTGTCGGGTTAACGCTATTCCAACCGCAAACAACCTTAAAACTAGTGGACAGGTGTTCCAGTTCCATGCTATAAAAGGGGGGTACTCCACTGATTCAGCCCCCCTCCGCATGGGGCTGATTTGTCCTCGCAATCCGACTCAGCTAATGAACGATCCGGAGCGGCTGTCGTCTCTTATTCGACAGTGGGATACAGTGTGATTCTGTTGGTTATTTGTTACAGGTCAGGCCTGCCTGACGACGATTCAGGAGACGGTTCCACATGGCACAATCCTCCGCCACCGACAATAACGCCCTCCACGATCTGGGATACAAGATCTTTCTCGATCGATATGCCCTGAAGGATATGACGCGTGCCTCGCTGGCGGTTGGCGACACGGTGATCGTCGTCGTCGACTCGAAGACGGGCCAGCGCGAGGTCGGGACGGTGACGGAGATCGACCTGCCATCGGTCACCGTGAAACTGCTCGACGGCGAGACGGTGACGCGCGACCTCGAGCACGTCGACAAGCCGCTGGAGATTCAGCCCGGTCAGATGATGGATCGTGTGGCGCGTGGCATTGCCGATATCGAAACGACCGACGCGGCCAAGGCCGAGTGGGCAAAGAAGTTTCGCTGGCTGCTGGACGGCTGGAAGTTCGTCCCCGGCGGCCGAATCTTGGCCGGCGCCGGCACCGATCAACAGCTTACCTACTACAACTGTATGCCGCCGGAACAAGAGATTCTGACGGCCGACGGCTACCGGCCTATCGCCGAAGTGTCGGTCGGCGATATGGTAGTCACCCACCGCAATCGTCTGCGCAAAGTGCTGCACAAGTTCGAGCGCCAGACGCAGGAACCGCTTTACACGTTCTCGATGCGCAAGCTGGGTTTCGATGATCTGCGCGTTACGGGAGATCACAAGGTGCTGGTGATCCGGTCGGAGACCGTGAACAGGCATCGTTCCCGTGACGGCCTGCGCCTAGGTGAAGAACCACAGTGGATTCCTGCCAAGGATCTGCGTGTCGGTGATTTCCTCGCGGCGGCCTACAACGGCGACGTCAGCGGCCAAGACGTACTCTATGTGTCCAACTACGTCGGTCGTGAAGACTACCCTGGCCGGCCAGCAGGCAGCGCCTACGAAGTCCGTGACGGTTGGCTGAACAAGCCGCGCGTACAGCCTGACGGCACGAAGGTCATCGGGAAGCCCACAGCGGCAATTCGCGACGCGCTCGTCATTGACGAGCCGCTGATGGAGCTGTTTGGCCGCTGGCTGGGAGATGGATGTGTCACGCATCGCACCGGCACCAAGACACCTTCAGGTATCAAGATCGTCTTTGGGCTTGACGAACAGGTCGACGCCGAAGCGATCGCGGCAATCATCGAAGACAAGTTTGGCATTGCCCCCTCGATCAAGATAAGCAGCACGGGCCGGTGGCTCGATCTGTGGGTCAACGCAATGCCGGTCGGCGAGTTCTTTGCTGGGCTGTTCGGGCGCTATAGCCACGGCAAGACAATCCCCGCCGACCTCATGCGCCAACCTGACAATCTGATCACGGCGCTGCTGCGCGGACTGTTCCGCGCTGACGGATACACCAGCGGGCAGTACGTGGGCATTCTCTTGTCGAACCGCGCGCTGGCCGTACAAGTGCATCAGCTTCTGCTTCGTCTCGGCTACTTCTTCTCGATCTTCGAGAACACCCACGAGAACGGCAGAACCGAGGCATTCCGCGTGACCGCCGGGTTAGGTGAGGCGCGCGACCTGTACGAGAACTTCTTCGACCGATCCGCGCCTGACGCCCGTGGATTCCGTTCGCATCTCGAATACGACGGCCTGAAGTGGGTGCGTATCGAGACGATCACCACGTCGATCTATTCCGGCACGGTGATGGACATCGAGGTCGAGGAAGACCACTCGTTTGTGTCTGCTGGTGTCGTGGTATCGAACTGTTACGTAGTCCCGTCCCCCCGTGATTCGCGCGGCGGGATCATGGAAACGCTGTCGCAGATGACCGAGATCATGTCGCGCGGCGGCGGTGTCGGGATTAACATCTCGTCACTGCGCCCCCGCCATGCGTACGTGAAGGGCGTCAACGGGCGCTCGTCCGGCGCGGTGAGCTGGGGCGCGCTGTACAGCTTCGTCACCGGCCTGATCGAGCAAGGTGGGAGTCGAAGGGGCGCTCTTATGTTAATCTTAAATGATTGGCATCCGGACGTCTTCAACTTTATTAGCAGCAAGCGACAGGCTGGCCAGATCACCAACGCCAACATCAGCGTCGGCGTGAGCGACAAGCTGATGGACGCGATCAAGGACGACGGCGACTGGGTGCTGCAGTTCCCCGACACGTCCGACCCGGCCTATGACGCCGAATGGGACGGCAACCTCGAAAAGTGGCTGGAAGCCGGCCGCAAGACGCACGTCTACAGGACGGTCAAGGCGCGCGAAATCTGGAACGCCATCATCGAGAGCGCGTGGGCCAGCGCCGAGCCGGGCGTGTGGTTCCGCGAGCGCAGCAATAAGCTGGCGAACTCGTGGTACTTCAATCCGCTGATCAGCACTAACCCGTGCTTCACCGGCGATACGCGAATCCATACGACCGAGGGTTTGGTCAAGGCGCATGACCTGTGGGACGATGAGACCGACATCGGAGTCGCGGTCGACAGTCGATTCGGGATCGAGTCGCGCTCGTTGGCCGCCAGCCGTGTGTTCATGACCGGGGTCAAGCCGGTGTTCAAGCTGCAGACCGACGAGGGCTACAGCGTGCGTGCTACGGCAGATCACCGCTTCATGACTCCGCGCGGATGGGTCGAACTGCGCGACCTCAAGCCGGGTGACCACGTGCACGTCATGAACCGCAAGGGAACATTCGGGCGGCAGGGATCGCTCGAGCTGGGCCGCGTGCTGGGCTGGCTTGTCGGCGACGGCACGCTCAAGGCCGATCGTGCGGTGCTGTCGTTCTTCGGTGAAGAGAAGCGCGAGCTTGCGCCGCTGTTCGCCGAGCACGTCAACACGGTCGTACAGGGTGTAGGCACCCGCACCACGCGCACCTATCCAGTCGGCGTGGTCGAGGTCGCGGATCGCGACGAGGCGCGCGTCCAGTCCGAGCGGTTGCGCCAGTTGGCCGAGGAATACGGCCTGACCGAGGACAAGTTCCAAGTGCCGGAGGTCGTCTTCCGCGGTACGGAAGAGATGCAGCGTGGTTTCTTGCAGGCGCTCTTCACTGCCGACGGCAGTGTGCAGCATGCCAGCGGCATGGCGCATATTCGCTTGGCGAGCAGCCACGTCGCGTTGCTTGAGCAGGTGCAGGTCGTCCTCGCCAATTTCGGTATTGCCTCACGTATCTTCCGCAACCGCCGCAAAGCACAATATCGCATGATGCCGGACGGCAAAGGTGGTTCGAAGGCATACTGGACGCGTGCGCAACATGAGTTGGCGATCACCAAGTCGAATCTGGCGACATTTGCAGACGAAATCGGCTTCCTGACGGGCGCGAAGCAGGACCGGCTCGCTTCCCGGCTTGCCGGTTATAGCAAGGGCCCCCGTACCGAGTCGTTCGTGGCGAAGGTCGCGTCTGTGATGCCCGATGGCGAGGAAGCTGTCTTCGATTTGAACGAACCGGTTACCCATGCGATCCCTGTTAATGGGATTATTACACATAATTGCGGCGAACAGCCACTCGGTGCGTTCTCGGTTTGCAACCTTGGCGCGATCAATCTGGCCAAGTTCTACGACGGCGAGAATCACGACGTGGCATGGGACGACCTCGCCAGCACCGTGCGGTATGCCGTGCGCTTCCTCGACAACGTGATCGACAGCACGCCGTACTTCTTCGAGGAGAATGCGCGCGTGCAGGGCATGGAGCGGCGCGTCGGCCTCGGCACGATGGGCATCGCCGAGCTGATGATCCATCTGGAAGTCCGCTACGGCAGCCCCGAGTCGGAAGACTTTATCGACAAGCTGTACAAGTTCATCTGCGTGAACGCCTACGACGAATCGGTCGAGATTGCCAAGACCAAGGGGCCGTTCTCCGCCTTTGACGCCGAGAAGTTCCTGCAGTCCGGCTTCATCCAGACGCTGCCCGACGAACTGCGCGAGAAGATCCGCACCCACGGCATCCGCAACGTCACGCTGCTGACGCAAGCGCCGACCGGCACGACCGGCACGCTCGTGAACACCAGCACCGGAATCGAGCCGTTCTTTAGCTGGGTGTATTACCGCAAGAGCCGGCTCGGCTTGCACGAGGAGAAGGTGCCCATCGTGCAGCAGTGGCTGGATGCCAACCCCGACATGACCGACAAGGATCTGCCGGAATACTTCGCAACGGCGATGGATCTGACGCCGGAGGAGCACGTGCGGGTGCAGGCCGCCTTCCAGCGCTGGATCGACTCGGCCATCAGCAAGACGTGCAACGTCCCCAACGAGTACACCGTCGAGCAGGTCAGCGAGCTGTACAAGCTGATGTACGAGTTGGGCTGCAAGGGCGGCACGATCTACCGCGACGGAAGCCGCGACGAGCAGGTACTTATGCTCAAGGGCGACGAGCGCGCCGAGAAGGAAATGGAGAAGCGCGCCAAGTCCGACGGCGTGCCCGCGGCGGCCGAGGCCATCGC
It encodes the following:
- a CDS encoding N-6 DNA methylase, giving the protein MLKLIFCKTYEEQEGGDELDFSIDPIEQKSESGQRRLLEDRLAPMFDKVKTSYPHIFKSDEQLTLPPMVAAYVVSELQFISILNSTTDVKGEAYETLVGANLRGDRGEYFTPRNVCDMTVQVIMAMHAEHQLTTLRVVDCCCGTGGFLVSWLSNLRKHITAQEERRGTSDIGARVRERVKSACSQNLFGLDINPSLVRTAQMNLVMHGDGSTNVYRANSAARPGEWPDDTRLNVPFGAFDVVVTNPPFGSEVTIDDAHILSQYELPRWNVARERSSMPAEQLFIEAALNFLKPGGILGVVIPDGILTNPGLLFLRDWITKRARIVASIALPKETFGRNGGVNNPSVLILRKFTDDELKNALDLNVVDTSHRVFLCAPATAGIDKRGSAVYLRHATGEFLLDESGQRIPDDQISRVGEVFAQWWRQNIV
- a CDS encoding IS5 family transposase, whose protein sequence is MTDQQWEILEPLIPKQKPGRGRPRADDRRTLNGILFVLKTGCQWKDMPEEFGDHVTCWRRLDRWQRDGTWERIWRALLGQLDAQGKLEWTEAFLDGSFTPAKKGAPASERRRSAKAVK
- a CDS encoding type I restriction enzyme HsdR N-terminal domain-containing protein, encoding MVDEYGYSKTDIGVEVSISMGRARKSCDLVIYRAATPHVQENIVTIVEAKREGIKPSDVDSGVEQLKSYMAACSSCKFGLWVGQERQAYSRNVSDGSISSVEAVSKIER
- a CDS encoding amidohydrolase family protein, giving the protein MSYTVIRNGTLIDGTGRAPIPNAAVVLDGNRIAAAGSTAAVSMPSNDTTIIDAQGGWILPGFIDTHVHMILEFSGMPAMMATPFSLNFYKAVTYLRRTIDAGITSVRDAGGADLGMKQAVEQGVIVGPRMQISISVLGITGGHVDGWMPSGNTFNLFPGYPGHPDGICDGVDGVRKKVREVLRAGADIIKICSTGGVLSPTDHPEFTQFSPEELDVIVREAAYRRGVKVMAHAQGVEGIKNAVRAGIHSIEHGIYLDDEAIDLMLDHGTYLVPTLLAPVAVLEIAQATGTMPEYGVRKSMEVIEVHRDSIARAYQRGVRIAMGTDAGVMPHGTNLRELGLMVGIGMSPMEAIVATTKTAAECLGWQDKVGTLEPGKLGDIVITRTDPLNDLRSLENPANIVTVLKDSHVVKDLRGIP
- a CDS encoding CSLREA domain-containing protein encodes the protein MRRTAAVVVLLSALTLLSSGAQRAPLPPPVGPDVPLVERAQYDMAAYQQLMASGTVATATIPPATEPVITTPRATFIVISTEDTPDPTPGDGQCNPVGGCTLRAAIMEANALGGAVITFAPDIYDVTLAFSDVADVESNGDLDVTGTVFVVGLPDRRITIHAQPNRRGIEVAPGGVLHLSRIAIEGGSAGTENGGCLAVQAGASALLDHVTLHGCSAYIGGGAYVGSGAFLRASHSAITDNTARAISGVGSSTADSGAHVRLEYTEVSGNLSTEGAGAIHIHSGLITLDHVTVAYNTTEEDFNGAGVVVTGITLTEINDSTIAYNTATQTAAGLQVLASNPPIVRRTIIANNVRTFSGQPVDCTGSGSSLAQLVVLDTSIGGTGCGNVAGPPSLLLTGVDPRVSPVLEAYGATNGTRTLALLPDSPAVDAGGDPCGLHDQRGLPISGEACDLGAYELQVQSRGADTNFENGGGCGLSTPWKSKLTGDKPVNSAPIAGVCSFRFKGKGSKAATPGSLKFKDNAPVTPGSVDGFRWTFTAQTTTATAATWKVKVVYVDGTSDSWTGAIPAIDQTGDVLIGDLLPAGKPPIAKVVYKLTDRTLSGTWQLDDLGVWLTRSG